Proteins encoded together in one Dechloromonas sp. HYN0024 window:
- the prmA gene encoding 50S ribosomal protein L11 methyltransferase, translated as MGWQSVSFLTDASQAEPVCDALLEAGALSASIEDADAGTPDEQPLFGEPGSLPSTGWRHSRIVALLEADADVETLLAIAVSAIGLGDVPPYSVEAVAEQNWVQLTQSQFDPIRVSERLWIVPSWHETPDPAAVNLILDPGMAFGTGSHPTTRLCLEWLERNVSADCSVLDYGCGSGILAIAAARLGAGRVAGVDIDPLAVDAACANAERNGVTALFADSAMPVAGEYDVVVANILSNPLRVLAPAICAHVRSGGRLALSGILREQAEEIIAIYAQWLPMQVADTREDWVCLAGIKP; from the coding sequence ATGGGCTGGCAAAGTGTCAGTTTCCTGACCGATGCATCGCAGGCCGAGCCGGTTTGCGATGCCCTGCTCGAAGCGGGAGCCCTGTCGGCCAGCATCGAGGATGCCGACGCCGGTACACCGGACGAGCAACCGCTGTTCGGTGAGCCGGGGTCGCTGCCCAGTACGGGCTGGCGGCATTCGCGCATCGTCGCCTTGCTTGAGGCCGATGCTGATGTCGAAACCTTGCTGGCCATTGCTGTTTCGGCCATTGGCCTGGGCGACGTGCCACCCTATTCGGTGGAAGCTGTGGCCGAACAGAACTGGGTGCAGCTGACTCAGTCGCAATTCGACCCGATTCGCGTCTCCGAGCGGTTGTGGATTGTCCCCTCCTGGCATGAAACGCCGGATCCGGCCGCGGTCAATCTTATTCTCGATCCGGGCATGGCCTTTGGCACCGGTTCGCATCCGACCACCCGGCTTTGTCTGGAGTGGCTCGAACGCAATGTTTCCGCTGATTGCAGCGTGCTTGATTATGGTTGTGGTTCGGGCATTCTGGCCATTGCTGCGGCCCGTCTCGGGGCTGGCCGGGTGGCCGGGGTCGATATCGACCCGCTGGCGGTTGACGCGGCGTGCGCCAATGCCGAGCGTAACGGGGTGACCGCCTTGTTTGCCGACTCGGCCATGCCGGTGGCTGGCGAATACGACGTGGTGGTGGCCAATATTCTTTCCAATCCGCTACGGGTTCTGGCCCCGGCTATTTGTGCCCATGTCCGTTCCGGTGGCCGTCTGGCCCTGTCCGGCATTCTGCGTGAACAGGCCGAGGAAATCATCGCCATCTACGCCCAATGGCTGCCCATGCAGGTGGCCGATACGCGTGAAGACTGGGTATGCCTGGCTGGGATAAAGCCCTGA
- the accC gene encoding acetyl-CoA carboxylase biotin carboxylase subunit, producing the protein MFEKILIANRGEIALRIQRACRELGVKTVVVHSEADRDAKYVKLADESVCIGPASSSLSYLNVPAIISAAEVTDAQAIHPGYGFLSENADFAERVETSGFVFIGPRAETIRLMGDKVSAKNAMKEAMVPCVPGSEGELPDDPKEIVKIARAVGYPVIIKAAGGGGGRGMRVVHTEAALVNAVAMTKQEAGSFFNNPAVYMEKYLENPRHVEIQVLADEYKNAIYLGERDCSMQRRHQKVIEEAPAPHIPARLISRIGERCAEACRKIGYRGAGTFEFLYENGEFYFIEMNTRVQVEHPVSEMITGVDIVQEQIRVAAGEKLRYKQKDIVFRGHSIECRINAEDPFTFVPCPGKIEFYHPPGGPGIRVDTHIYQGYTVPPHYDSMVAKVIAYGDTRDQAIRRMRIALSEMSIQGIKTNIPLHQELMQDARFVEGGTSIHYLEQKLADKGEVKH; encoded by the coding sequence ATGTTTGAAAAAATCCTGATCGCCAATCGCGGCGAAATCGCCTTGCGCATCCAGCGCGCCTGTCGCGAACTGGGCGTCAAGACCGTGGTCGTGCATTCCGAGGCGGATCGCGACGCAAAATACGTCAAGCTGGCCGATGAGTCGGTTTGTATCGGCCCGGCGTCTTCTTCCCTTAGCTATCTCAACGTTCCGGCCATTATTTCGGCGGCCGAAGTGACCGATGCCCAGGCTATTCACCCGGGTTACGGCTTCCTTTCGGAAAACGCCGATTTTGCCGAGCGTGTTGAAACTTCCGGGTTCGTCTTTATCGGGCCGCGCGCCGAGACCATTCGCCTGATGGGTGACAAGGTTTCCGCCAAGAACGCCATGAAGGAAGCCATGGTGCCTTGCGTGCCGGGTTCCGAGGGCGAACTGCCGGATGATCCGAAGGAGATCGTCAAGATTGCCCGCGCTGTAGGTTATCCGGTGATCATCAAGGCGGCCGGTGGCGGCGGTGGTCGCGGCATGCGCGTCGTGCATACCGAGGCAGCGCTGGTCAATGCCGTGGCGATGACCAAGCAGGAGGCAGGCAGCTTCTTCAACAATCCTGCGGTGTACATGGAAAAGTATCTGGAAAATCCGCGTCACGTGGAAATCCAGGTGTTGGCTGATGAATACAAGAACGCCATCTATCTCGGCGAGCGCGATTGCTCGATGCAGCGCCGTCACCAGAAGGTGATCGAGGAAGCGCCGGCGCCGCATATCCCGGCCCGCCTGATTTCACGGATTGGCGAACGTTGTGCCGAGGCTTGCCGCAAGATTGGTTATCGCGGCGCGGGCACCTTCGAGTTTCTCTACGAGAACGGCGAGTTCTATTTCATTGAAATGAATACCCGCGTCCAGGTCGAGCACCCGGTCAGCGAAATGATTACCGGCGTCGATATCGTGCAGGAACAGATTCGGGTCGCGGCCGGCGAGAAGTTGCGTTACAAACAGAAGGATATCGTGTTTCGTGGTCATTCGATTGAATGCCGCATTAACGCCGAAGATCCCTTCACGTTCGTGCCCTGTCCTGGCAAGATCGAGTTTTATCACCCGCCCGGCGGCCCCGGTATCCGGGTTGATACCCACATTTATCAGGGCTATACCGTACCGCCCCATTACGACTCGATGGTCGCCAAGGTCATCGCCTACGGCGATACCCGCGATCAAGCCATCCGTCGCATGCGCATCGCCTTGTCCGAGATGAGTATTCAGGGCATCAAGACGAATATCCCGCTGCATCAGGAACTGATGCAGGACGCCCGTTTCGTCGAAGGTGGCACGAGCATTCACTATCTTGAACAGAAACTCGCCGACAAGGGCGAAGTGAAGCACTAG
- the accB gene encoding acetyl-CoA carboxylase biotin carboxyl carrier protein, whose product MDLRKLKKLIDLVQESGISELEVTEGEEKVRIAKHYGAVAAAPQQYYAPPPPVASGAPAVSAVNLDDEDELPEGHIVKSPMVGTFYRSPSPGADAFVQIGQTVKQGETLCIIEAMKLLNEIESDASGVVKAILVENGEPVEFGEPLYVIG is encoded by the coding sequence ATGGATCTGCGTAAACTCAAGAAACTTATCGACCTCGTTCAGGAATCCGGTATTTCGGAACTGGAAGTGACGGAGGGCGAAGAAAAGGTTCGCATCGCCAAACATTACGGCGCTGTCGCAGCTGCTCCGCAGCAATACTATGCACCGCCCCCGCCGGTCGCTTCGGGTGCGCCGGCTGTTTCGGCGGTCAATCTCGATGACGAGGATGAGTTGCCGGAAGGCCATATCGTCAAGTCGCCGATGGTTGGTACCTTCTACCGCTCGCCGTCGCCGGGTGCCGACGCTTTTGTGCAGATCGGCCAGACCGTCAAGCAGGGCGAAACCCTGTGCATCATCGAGGCCATGAAGTTGCTCAACGAAATCGAGTCCGATGCCTCGGGCGTGGTCAAGGCTATCCTGGTCGAGAATGGCGAGCCGGTTGAATTCGGCGAGCCGCTTTATGTGATTGGCTGA
- the aroQ gene encoding type II 3-dehydroquinate dehydratase: protein MTKRKTASKPVEKPLILVMHGPNLNLLGTREPEHYGRVTLSDINMSLARMAETAGVELEAFQSNHEGALIERIHAARDQGVRAIIINPAAYTHTSVALRDAIAAVAIPFVEVHLSNVHAREPFRHHSYFSDLAIGVICGLGHEGYLLALEYLLNKLNIE from the coding sequence ATGACGAAGCGAAAAACTGCTTCCAAGCCGGTCGAAAAGCCCCTCATTCTCGTAATGCACGGGCCCAATCTCAACCTGCTTGGTACACGTGAACCCGAGCATTACGGCCGGGTAACCCTGTCGGACATCAACATGTCGCTGGCGCGCATGGCTGAAACCGCCGGAGTTGAGCTGGAGGCTTTCCAGAGCAACCATGAGGGGGCATTGATCGAGCGCATTCATGCCGCTCGCGATCAGGGCGTCCGCGCCATCATCATCAATCCCGCCGCCTACACGCATACCAGCGTGGCCTTGCGCGATGCGATTGCGGCCGTGGCGATTCCGTTTGTCGAAGTGCATCTTTCCAACGTGCATGCGCGGGAACCGTTCCGCCATCACTCGTATTTTTCGGACCTTGCCATCGGAGTCATCTGCGGGCTGGGTCATGAGGGCTACCTGCTGGCCCTCGAATATCTGCTTAACAAGCTTAATATTGAATAG
- the mpl gene encoding UDP-N-acetylmuramate:L-alanyl-gamma-D-glutamyl-meso-diaminopimelate ligase, protein MHIHILGICGTFMGGVAQLAVDSGHKVTGCDANVYPPMSDQLREAGIELIEGFAVDQLALAPDIFVIGNAVSRGNPLLEAILDKGLPYVSGPQWLAENVLQGRWVLGVAGTHGKTTTASMLAWILDAANMDPGFLIGGVPLNFGVSARLGGTPFFVIEADEYDTAFCDKRSKFVHYRPRTVVLNNLEFDHADIFSDLAAIETQFHHLVRTLPQSGLIVSNAAEASLGRVLARGCWTPVEPFNDPSGYHVTGDDARGELVLHSPDGKVRRTVWGLSGDHNRANACAALLAARHVGVPLEQGLDALSRFVNVKRRMEVRGEVRGVTVYDDFAHHPTAIATTVAGLRRKVGKARILAVLEPRSNTMKLGTMTSQLPESLSEVDMAFCYAGNLGWDAREALAPMGVRAVVEDNLERLVDQIVIEAQPGDHILVMSNGGFGGIHGKILAGLTE, encoded by the coding sequence ATGCACATTCATATTCTCGGCATCTGCGGCACCTTCATGGGCGGCGTCGCGCAACTGGCGGTCGACTCGGGCCACAAGGTCACGGGCTGCGACGCCAACGTCTACCCGCCGATGAGCGACCAGTTACGCGAGGCTGGTATCGAACTGATCGAGGGCTTCGCTGTTGACCAGTTGGCGCTGGCACCCGATATCTTCGTCATCGGTAACGCCGTTTCGCGCGGCAACCCGCTGCTTGAAGCCATTCTCGACAAGGGCCTGCCCTATGTATCCGGGCCGCAATGGCTGGCCGAGAACGTACTGCAAGGGCGCTGGGTGCTCGGTGTCGCCGGCACCCACGGCAAGACGACAACCGCCTCGATGCTGGCCTGGATACTTGACGCCGCCAATATGGACCCCGGCTTCCTGATCGGTGGCGTGCCGCTCAACTTTGGCGTCTCGGCACGGCTCGGCGGCACGCCCTTCTTCGTCATCGAGGCCGACGAATACGACACGGCCTTCTGCGATAAACGTTCCAAGTTCGTCCATTACCGTCCGCGCACCGTCGTCCTGAACAATCTCGAATTTGATCACGCCGACATTTTCAGCGATCTGGCAGCGATCGAGACACAATTTCACCACCTCGTGCGCACCCTGCCGCAATCCGGACTGATCGTTTCCAATGCCGCCGAAGCCAGCCTCGGCCGCGTCCTCGCGCGTGGCTGCTGGACGCCGGTCGAGCCCTTCAATGACCCATCTGGCTATCACGTCACCGGCGACGACGCCCGTGGCGAACTGGTACTGCACTCGCCCGACGGCAAGGTCCGGCGTACCGTCTGGGGCCTATCCGGCGACCACAACCGGGCCAATGCCTGCGCCGCCCTGCTTGCCGCCCGCCATGTCGGCGTGCCGCTTGAGCAGGGACTGGACGCCCTGTCCCGCTTCGTCAATGTCAAACGGCGCATGGAAGTGCGTGGTGAGGTGCGCGGCGTGACTGTCTACGACGATTTCGCCCATCACCCGACCGCCATCGCCACCACCGTCGCCGGCCTCCGCCGCAAGGTCGGCAAGGCCCGCATCTTGGCCGTGCTCGAGCCGCGCTCGAACACCATGAAGTTGGGAACAATGACGTCACAACTGCCGGAAAGCCTGAGCGAAGTCGATATGGCCTTCTGTTACGCCGGCAATCTCGGCTGGGATGCCCGCGAGGCGCTGGCTCCCATGGGTGTACGGGCCGTCGTCGAAGACAACCTCGAGCGACTGGTGGACCAGATCGTCATCGAAGCCCAACCCGGCGACCACATCCTGGTCATGAGCAACGGCGGCTTCGGTGGCATTCACGGCAAGATATTGGCAGGACTGACCGAGTAG
- a CDS encoding NADP-dependent malic enzyme has protein sequence MEKDLREAALEYHRWPTPGKISVRPTKGLTNQRDLALAYSPGVAAACDAIVEDPATAAWYTSRANLVGVVTNGTAVLGLGNIGPLASKPVMEGKGCLFKKFAGIDVFDIELAENDPDKLIDMIAALEPTLGGINLEDIKAPECFYIEEKLKERMNIPVFHDDQHGTAIISGAAMLNGLKVVDKKIDEVKVVVSGAGAAAISCVNLWCELGVKRENITICDSKGVIYVGRPGGMDETKARYAQNTEQRTLADAMVGADIFLGLSAAGVVKQDMVKSMAEKPMVFALANPTPEIMPELVQEVRPDAIIATGRSDYVNQVNNVLCFPFIFRGALDVGATRITEEMKMASVRAIAELAEAEVTDEVAMAYPGADLSFGPEYLIPKPFDPRLIVKIAPAVALAAMESGVATRPITDWDAYRAKLSEFVYHTGVGMRAIFQAARQAKGKRIIFAEGEDERVLRAAQVVIEEKFARPLLIGRPAVIEHRLEKAKLRIKPGVDFEIINPESDERYRECWTAYHKAMARQGITPAIAKEAMRRKPTVIGAMLLKLGYADGMICGMTGQYSHHLGVISQIIGKRPGVSTLAAMNYLMLPGRSLFICDTHVNENPNAQEIAEMTMMAAEQVKRFGSNPKVALLSHSNFGSGNSESARKMSIAAGLVSAMSAGELEVDGEMHGDSALNEDLRREANPDSPLKGEANLLVMPNIDAANISYNLIKMTGGEGVTIGPILLGVARPVHVLTSTATVRRLVNMTALAVVESMER, from the coding sequence GTGGAAAAGGATCTGCGCGAAGCCGCTCTCGAATACCATCGCTGGCCCACTCCGGGCAAAATTTCAGTTCGCCCGACCAAGGGTCTGACCAACCAGCGTGACCTTGCCCTGGCTTATTCCCCCGGTGTTGCGGCGGCCTGCGATGCGATTGTCGAAGATCCGGCAACGGCAGCCTGGTATACCTCGCGGGCCAATCTGGTTGGTGTCGTGACCAACGGCACCGCCGTCCTCGGTCTCGGCAACATCGGCCCGCTCGCCTCCAAGCCGGTCATGGAAGGCAAGGGTTGCCTGTTCAAGAAATTCGCCGGCATTGATGTATTCGATATCGAACTCGCCGAAAACGATCCGGACAAGCTGATTGACATGATCGCCGCCCTTGAGCCGACGCTTGGTGGCATCAATCTGGAAGACATCAAGGCACCGGAATGCTTCTATATCGAAGAGAAGCTCAAGGAGCGGATGAATATTCCGGTCTTCCACGATGATCAGCACGGTACCGCCATCATTTCCGGTGCCGCCATGCTCAACGGCTTGAAGGTCGTCGACAAGAAGATCGATGAGGTCAAGGTAGTCGTATCAGGAGCGGGCGCGGCAGCCATCTCGTGTGTCAATTTGTGGTGCGAACTTGGCGTCAAGCGCGAGAACATCACCATTTGTGACTCCAAGGGGGTCATCTACGTCGGTCGCCCCGGTGGCATGGATGAAACCAAGGCCCGCTACGCCCAGAATACCGAGCAGCGGACGCTGGCTGATGCCATGGTTGGTGCCGACATCTTCCTCGGTCTGTCGGCTGCCGGCGTGGTCAAGCAGGACATGGTCAAGAGCATGGCTGAAAAGCCGATGGTCTTCGCCCTGGCCAACCCGACGCCGGAAATCATGCCCGAACTGGTTCAGGAGGTTCGCCCGGATGCCATTATCGCTACCGGCCGCTCCGACTATGTGAACCAGGTCAATAACGTCCTCTGCTTCCCGTTCATCTTCCGTGGGGCGCTCGATGTGGGTGCGACGCGTATTACCGAAGAGATGAAGATGGCTTCGGTGCGCGCCATTGCCGAACTGGCCGAAGCCGAAGTCACCGATGAAGTGGCCATGGCCTATCCTGGCGCTGACCTGTCGTTCGGCCCGGAATATCTCATTCCCAAGCCTTTCGATCCGCGCCTGATCGTCAAGATTGCCCCGGCTGTTGCTCTGGCAGCGATGGAGTCCGGCGTGGCGACGCGTCCGATTACCGATTGGGATGCCTACCGGGCCAAGCTGTCCGAGTTCGTCTATCACACCGGGGTCGGCATGCGCGCCATTTTTCAGGCCGCCCGACAAGCCAAGGGCAAGCGCATCATCTTCGCCGAAGGTGAAGATGAGCGCGTACTGCGCGCCGCCCAAGTGGTCATTGAGGAAAAGTTTGCCCGTCCGCTGCTGATCGGGCGTCCGGCGGTCATCGAGCATCGCCTGGAAAAAGCCAAGCTGCGCATCAAGCCGGGCGTCGATTTCGAAATCATCAATCCCGAATCCGACGAGCGTTACCGCGAATGCTGGACCGCCTACCACAAGGCCATGGCACGTCAGGGCATCACCCCAGCCATCGCCAAGGAAGCCATGCGCCGCAAGCCGACGGTGATCGGTGCCATGTTGCTCAAGCTGGGCTACGCTGACGGCATGATTTGCGGCATGACCGGTCAGTACAGTCATCATCTCGGCGTGATCAGCCAGATCATCGGCAAGCGTCCCGGGGTCAGCACCCTGGCCGCCATGAACTACCTGATGCTGCCGGGACGTTCGCTCTTCATCTGCGATACGCATGTGAATGAGAACCCGAATGCTCAGGAAATTGCCGAAATGACCATGATGGCAGCCGAGCAAGTGAAGCGTTTCGGCAGCAATCCGAAAGTGGCGCTACTCTCGCACTCCAACTTTGGTTCAGGCAACTCCGAATCGGCACGCAAGATGAGTATTGCTGCCGGTCTCGTTTCGGCGATGTCGGCGGGTGAGCTTGAGGTGGATGGCGAAATGCACGGCGATTCGGCGCTGAATGAAGACCTGCGCCGCGAAGCCAACCCGGATTCCCCGCTGAAGGGCGAAGCCAATCTGCTGGTCATGCCCAACATCGACGCGGCCAACATCTCGTACAACCTGATCAAGATGACCGGTGGCGAAGGCGTCACCATCGGCCCCATCCTGCTCGGCGTGGCGCGTCCGGTGCACGTATTGACCTCGACAGCAACGGTGCGCCGTCTGGTCAACATGACCGCGCTGGCGGTTGTGGAGTCGATGGAGCGCTAA
- a CDS encoding nickel transporter gives METLPADWLSLMILTFVLGMKHGFDADHLATIDGLTRYNARSRPDMARYCGTLFSLGHGTVVMAIALGVSALAGRWVVPEWFGTLGAVISIAFLIALGSLNLAAVLAAKSHEMVQPVGLKGRLLGSLRNVSHPALIALVGALFALSFDTLTQAAFFALAATQFGGWGHALVLALLFMLGMMLTDGANGLWIARLIARADQVALIASRVMGLVVAGISLLVAAFGAAKMLLPAVDAWSEGRELMFGALLVSIIALSYFVALRLRRQPAAA, from the coding sequence ATGGAAACCCTCCCCGCCGACTGGCTCTCCTTGATGATCCTGACCTTCGTGCTTGGCATGAAGCACGGCTTTGATGCCGATCATCTGGCGACTATCGATGGATTGACACGCTACAACGCCCGGTCCCGTCCGGACATGGCGCGCTATTGCGGCACCCTGTTCTCGCTCGGTCACGGCACCGTTGTCATGGCCATTGCGCTGGGCGTTTCAGCGCTGGCCGGGCGGTGGGTGGTGCCGGAATGGTTTGGTACCTTGGGGGCGGTCATTTCGATTGCCTTTCTGATTGCCTTGGGTAGCCTCAATCTGGCTGCCGTGCTTGCCGCAAAGTCGCATGAAATGGTCCAGCCGGTCGGCCTCAAGGGGCGCCTTCTGGGTAGTCTGCGTAACGTTTCGCATCCGGCGCTGATCGCGCTGGTTGGTGCCCTGTTTGCACTTTCCTTCGATACGCTCACGCAGGCTGCCTTCTTTGCCCTTGCGGCGACACAGTTCGGTGGCTGGGGGCACGCGCTGGTGCTTGCCCTGCTCTTCATGCTAGGCATGATGCTGACTGATGGTGCGAACGGCTTGTGGATCGCTCGCCTGATTGCCCGGGCTGATCAGGTGGCGCTGATTGCGTCCCGGGTCATGGGGCTGGTCGTTGCCGGCATCAGTCTGCTGGTGGCCGCTTTTGGCGCGGCGAAAATGCTTTTGCCGGCAGTTGATGCGTGGAGCGAGGGCAGGGAGCTGATGTTTGGCGCTTTGCTGGTGTCGATTATCGCGCTCAGCTATTTCGTTGCCCTGCGCCTCAGGCGGCAGCCGGCTGCCGCCTGA
- a CDS encoding AAA family ATPase, with protein MAHTDIRLAVAEERTIYDVAAIDRAMEEANGNRNEALACLYDKMKQRGGGRFLIRPTGADMIDDLYDSCPNFSDVIDDLKKYVALSVAGNEPMSFTPILLLGEPGIGKTHFARELAARLGTGHEFISMSSLTAGWVLSGASSQWNNAKPGKVAHTLVHGDYANPIVVLDEVDKAGGDARYDPMGALYGLLEKDTARSFKDEFIDIDIDASHILWVTTANDERSIPEPILNRMNVYEVPRPDHDAAISIAAALYRDIVSQHDWGFPQEADEAVLERLGSMPPRDMRKRLLAAFGTAKLEGRNWLEGRDFEQTRMGRSRKIGF; from the coding sequence ATGGCCCACACCGACATCCGACTCGCCGTCGCGGAGGAACGCACCATCTACGACGTGGCCGCCATCGACCGCGCCATGGAAGAAGCCAACGGCAATCGCAACGAAGCCCTGGCCTGCCTCTACGACAAGATGAAGCAGCGGGGCGGCGGTCGCTTCCTGATCCGCCCGACGGGCGCCGACATGATCGATGATCTCTACGACAGTTGCCCCAATTTCAGCGATGTCATCGACGATCTGAAGAAATACGTCGCGCTGTCGGTCGCCGGCAACGAGCCAATGAGCTTTACGCCTATCCTGTTGCTTGGCGAGCCGGGTATCGGCAAAACCCATTTCGCGCGCGAATTGGCCGCCCGCCTCGGCACCGGCCATGAATTCATCTCGATGAGTTCGCTCACCGCCGGCTGGGTGCTATCCGGCGCCTCGTCACAGTGGAACAACGCCAAGCCGGGCAAAGTGGCGCACACTTTGGTGCATGGCGACTACGCCAACCCCATTGTGGTGCTCGACGAAGTCGACAAGGCCGGCGGTGATGCACGCTACGACCCGATGGGTGCCCTCTACGGACTGCTTGAAAAAGACACGGCACGTTCCTTTAAGGACGAGTTCATCGATATCGATATCGATGCCTCACACATCCTGTGGGTAACGACCGCCAACGATGAACGATCGATTCCCGAACCGATCCTCAACCGCATGAACGTCTACGAAGTGCCGCGCCCCGACCACGATGCCGCTATCAGCATCGCTGCTGCACTGTATCGGGACATCGTCAGCCAGCACGACTGGGGGTTCCCGCAGGAAGCCGACGAAGCGGTGCTCGAGCGCCTCGGCTCCATGCCCCCCCGCGACATGCGCAAACGCCTGTTAGCCGCCTTTGGCACCGCCAAACTGGAAGGCCGTAACTGGCTGGAAGGCCGTGACTTCGAGCAAACCCGGATGGGCCGGAGCCGGAAAATCGGGTTCTGA
- the nhaA gene encoding Na+/H+ antiporter NhaA: MTSHQIRLSNTFNRFFESEKSSGIVLIVCTALSLIVANSALGPAYLDFWHSRVLGLSLEHWANDALMAVFFLFVGLELERELYVGELSNFRNALLPIVAAIGGIVVPAGIHFALNADTPTQAGAGIPMATDIAFALGVLALLGSRVPVSLKVFLTALAVMDDLGAIVVIAVFYTAQFSPGFLMAALAVFALLVVLNRLRVMSLIPFLLGGALMWFLMLKSGVHATIAGVLLAFAIPFSGRAEDDSSPSHRLEHGLHRPVAFFVLPVFALANTGIVVASGWEQELLASNSAGIIGGLLVGKPLGIVLACLLAVNLGLCRMPGDLRWSHIIGAGLLGGIGFTMSIFIANLAFAGSANLVNASKMAILLASLAAGGLGYLWLKYSGRVPESSD, encoded by the coding sequence ATGACCAGCCATCAGATAAGACTTTCAAATACGTTCAATCGTTTTTTTGAGTCGGAAAAATCGAGCGGGATCGTCCTGATTGTCTGTACCGCTCTCTCATTGATCGTGGCCAATTCAGCGCTGGGGCCGGCGTATCTGGATTTCTGGCACAGCCGTGTTCTCGGGCTGAGTCTTGAACACTGGGCCAACGATGCGCTGATGGCGGTCTTTTTCCTGTTCGTCGGGCTTGAACTGGAGCGCGAACTGTATGTTGGCGAGTTGTCCAATTTCAGGAATGCCTTGCTCCCTATCGTTGCTGCCATCGGCGGTATTGTCGTGCCGGCAGGGATTCATTTCGCCCTGAATGCCGATACGCCGACCCAGGCCGGGGCGGGAATCCCGATGGCCACCGACATTGCCTTTGCGCTCGGCGTACTGGCTTTGCTGGGCAGTCGGGTACCTGTCTCACTCAAGGTTTTCCTGACGGCGCTGGCGGTTATGGACGATCTGGGCGCGATTGTCGTCATCGCGGTTTTCTATACCGCACAGTTCTCCCCAGGCTTCCTGATGGCAGCGCTGGCTGTTTTTGCCCTGCTCGTCGTACTCAATCGCCTGCGTGTCATGTCCTTGATCCCCTTTCTGCTGGGCGGGGCGCTGATGTGGTTCCTGATGCTGAAATCCGGCGTACACGCGACGATCGCCGGAGTCTTGCTGGCCTTTGCCATCCCGTTTTCAGGGCGAGCCGAGGATGATTCCTCGCCGTCGCATCGACTGGAGCATGGCTTGCACCGGCCGGTGGCTTTTTTCGTGTTGCCCGTTTTTGCGCTGGCCAATACCGGCATCGTCGTCGCCAGCGGCTGGGAGCAGGAACTCCTGGCCAGCAATAGTGCCGGCATTATCGGCGGGCTGCTGGTCGGCAAACCACTTGGCATCGTTCTGGCATGCCTGCTCGCTGTTAACTTGGGCCTCTGTCGTATGCCGGGCGATCTGCGCTGGTCTCACATCATCGGTGCCGGCCTGTTGGGCGGCATTGGCTTCACCATGTCGATCTTTATTGCCAACCTGGCTTTCGCCGGTAGCGCGAACCTCGTCAATGCCTCAAAAATGGCTATCCTGCTCGCCTCGCTGGCGGCCGGTGGGCTTGGCTATCTCTGGCTTAAGTATTCCGGACGGGTGCCGGAATCGTCAGATTAG